One Lysobacter enzymogenes DNA segment encodes these proteins:
- a CDS encoding 1-deoxy-D-xylulose-5-phosphate reductoisomerase, with translation MTLPPRKVAVLGATGSIGASALDVIARHPQALRATVLAAGGKVEALLALCERHRPEHAVIADPAGFEPLRDGLRARGLAVQAHCGDQALVELAGSDACDTVVAAIVGAAGLDSTLAAARAGKRLLLANKESLVLAGELLMRAAHEAGATIVPIDSEHNAIFQCLPDAHAHAGLKRILLTASGGPFRGRTRSDLGEVTPEQAVAHPKWSMGPKISVDSATLMNKGLEVIEAHHLFGRPGLPIEVLVHPQSLVHSLVEFVDGSTLAQLGLPDMRTSLAVGFGWPQRIESGVSGLDLLAHGKLEFERPDLDAFPCLRLAFQALAAGGTAPATLNAANEVAVSAFLQRRVGFLAIPALVEDTLAALPPTPASSLAALREADAQARRHAEQAIGHAARTLRA, from the coding sequence ATGACGCTGCCCCCGCGCAAGGTCGCCGTGCTTGGCGCCACCGGTTCCATCGGCGCCTCGGCGCTGGACGTGATCGCCCGCCATCCGCAGGCGCTGCGCGCCACCGTGCTCGCCGCCGGCGGCAAGGTCGAGGCGCTGCTGGCGCTGTGCGAGCGCCATCGCCCCGAACATGCGGTGATCGCCGATCCGGCCGGTTTCGAGCCGCTGCGCGACGGCCTGCGCGCGCGCGGCCTGGCCGTCCAGGCCCATTGCGGCGACCAGGCCCTGGTCGAGCTGGCCGGCTCGGACGCCTGCGACACCGTGGTCGCGGCCATCGTCGGCGCCGCCGGGCTGGATTCGACCCTGGCCGCGGCCCGCGCCGGCAAGCGCCTGCTGCTCGCCAACAAGGAATCGCTGGTGCTGGCCGGCGAACTGCTGATGCGCGCCGCGCACGAGGCCGGCGCGACCATCGTGCCGATCGACAGCGAGCACAACGCGATCTTCCAGTGCCTGCCCGACGCCCACGCCCACGCCGGGCTCAAGCGCATCCTGCTGACCGCCTCGGGCGGGCCGTTCCGCGGGCGTACACGTTCGGACCTGGGCGAAGTCACCCCCGAGCAGGCCGTCGCCCACCCGAAGTGGTCGATGGGGCCGAAGATCTCGGTCGACTCGGCCACGCTGATGAACAAGGGCCTGGAGGTGATCGAGGCCCACCACCTGTTCGGCCGCCCGGGCCTGCCCATCGAGGTGCTGGTGCACCCGCAGAGCCTGGTCCATTCGCTGGTCGAATTCGTCGACGGCTCGACCCTGGCCCAGCTCGGCCTGCCGGACATGCGCACCTCGCTGGCGGTCGGCTTCGGTTGGCCTCAGCGGATCGAATCGGGCGTGTCCGGGCTGGACCTGCTGGCCCACGGCAAGCTCGAATTCGAGCGCCCCGACCTGGACGCCTTCCCGTGCCTGCGCCTGGCCTTCCAGGCCCTGGCCGCCGGCGGCACCGCACCGGCCACGCTCAACGCCGCCAACGAAGTGGCGGTTTCAGCCTTTCTTCAGCGCCGTGTGGGTTTCCTAGCGATACCCGCGCTGGTCGAGGACACCCTCGCCGCGCTCCCGCCCACCCCGGCCAGCTCGCTGGCGGCGCTGCGCGAGGCCGATGCCCAGGCCCGCCGCCACGCCGAGCAGGCGATCGGCCACGCTGCCCGAACCTTGCGAGCCTGA
- the pyrH gene encoding UMP kinase: MSQLAYRRVLLKLSGEALMGDEDYGIDPKVIGRLAREVIEVQQAGAEVALVIGGGNIFRGAGLAAGGMDRVTGDQMGMLATVINALAMQDSLEKLGAKVRVMSAIKINDVCEDYIRRRAIRHLEKGRIAIFAAGVGSPFFTTDSGAALRAIEIGADLLLKATKVDGVYDKDPKKHGDAVRFDKLSYDEVITRDLQVMDTAAFALARDSELPLRIFDMGQPGVLLRILRGENIGTLVQGRG, from the coding sequence ATGTCCCAGCTCGCTTATCGCCGTGTCCTGTTGAAACTTTCCGGCGAGGCGTTGATGGGGGACGAGGACTACGGCATCGACCCCAAGGTCATCGGCCGGCTCGCGCGCGAAGTCATCGAAGTGCAGCAGGCCGGCGCCGAAGTGGCGCTGGTGATCGGCGGCGGCAACATCTTCCGCGGCGCGGGCCTCGCGGCCGGCGGCATGGACCGGGTCACCGGCGACCAGATGGGCATGCTGGCTACGGTCATCAACGCGCTGGCGATGCAGGATTCGCTGGAAAAGCTCGGCGCCAAGGTGCGGGTGATGAGCGCGATCAAGATCAACGACGTGTGCGAGGACTACATCCGCCGCCGCGCGATCCGCCACCTGGAAAAGGGCCGCATCGCGATCTTCGCCGCCGGCGTCGGCAGCCCGTTCTTCACCACCGATTCCGGCGCCGCGCTGCGTGCGATCGAGATCGGCGCCGACCTGCTGCTCAAGGCGACCAAGGTCGACGGCGTGTACGACAAGGACCCGAAGAAGCACGGCGACGCGGTGCGCTTCGACAAGCTCAGCTACGACGAGGTGATCACCCGCGACCTGCAGGTGATGGACACCGCCGCGTTCGCGCTGGCGCGCGACAGCGAACTGCCGCTGCGCATCTTCGACATGGGCCAGCCGGGCGTGCTGCTGCGCATCCTGCGCGGCGAGAACATCGGCACCCTGGTGCAGGGCCGCGGCTGA
- a CDS encoding BlaI/MecI/CopY family transcriptional regulator, whose product MARKSIGDQELALLNYLSERGDASVGEVAADFGEARGLARSTVLTMMERLRAKAYLRRRKVGGVYRYATQTPADDVMRSAVGSFVANTLQGSLSPFVAWMSQRAQVSDAELAELESLVADLQARRKED is encoded by the coding sequence ATGGCGCGCAAGTCGATCGGCGACCAGGAACTGGCGCTGCTGAACTATCTCTCCGAGCGCGGCGACGCCTCGGTCGGCGAAGTCGCGGCCGACTTCGGCGAGGCGCGCGGGCTGGCCCGCTCGACCGTGCTGACGATGATGGAGCGGCTGCGCGCCAAGGCCTACCTGCGCCGGCGCAAGGTCGGCGGCGTGTACCGCTACGCCACCCAGACTCCGGCTGACGACGTGATGCGCTCGGCGGTCGGCAGCTTCGTCGCCAACACCCTGCAAGGCTCGCTGTCGCCGTTCGTGGCGTGGATGTCGCAGCGCGCCCAGGTCAGCGACGCCGAACTGGCCGAACTGGAAAGCCTGGTCGCCGACCTGCAGGCGCGGCGCAAGGAGGACTGA
- a CDS encoding cation diffusion facilitator family transporter, whose amino-acid sequence MHSHSHSHGGHGHHHGLESGTRAFAVVTLINLAYTALEAGYGFWTNSLALLSDALHNLGDVVGLGLAWGAAVLAKRLPTDRHTYGWRRATLLSPLANALLLVGFSGALGWEAIRRFGAPPQIPALPVIVVAALGIAVNLGAAWLVRDGHEHDLNRRGAFLHLMADAAVSLAAVLAGAGMWLTGWVWLDPAIALLIGVVVAVGAFGLLREAFNAAMDAVPANIDRGQVEALLRAQPGVRAVHHLHIWSLGAGEIAMTAHIVRPDDRDHDAFIDTLNRELDRRFGINHPTLQVEHGGACEHDRHDRAPHGGHGAAVRHGHGHGHDHDHHDHDHDDHGHHDHDHRDHAGHAHAHRESEPATAHACDSHTRETQARAAADAHERERERHDHPRQHDHAPHR is encoded by the coding sequence ATGCACTCGCACAGCCATTCCCACGGTGGCCACGGCCACCACCACGGCCTGGAAAGCGGCACCCGCGCGTTCGCCGTGGTGACCCTGATCAACCTGGCCTACACCGCGCTGGAAGCCGGCTACGGTTTCTGGACCAATTCGCTGGCGCTGCTGTCGGACGCGCTGCACAACCTCGGCGACGTGGTCGGCCTGGGCCTGGCCTGGGGCGCGGCGGTGCTGGCCAAGCGCCTGCCGACCGACCGCCACACCTACGGCTGGCGCCGCGCGACGCTGCTCTCGCCGCTGGCCAATGCGCTGCTGCTGGTCGGCTTCTCCGGCGCGCTGGGCTGGGAGGCGATCCGCCGCTTCGGCGCGCCGCCGCAGATCCCGGCGCTGCCGGTGATCGTGGTCGCCGCGCTCGGCATCGCGGTCAACCTCGGCGCGGCGTGGCTGGTGCGCGACGGCCACGAGCACGATCTCAACCGCCGCGGCGCGTTCCTGCACCTGATGGCCGACGCGGCGGTGTCGCTGGCGGCGGTGCTGGCCGGCGCCGGCATGTGGCTGACCGGCTGGGTCTGGCTGGACCCGGCGATCGCGCTGCTGATCGGCGTGGTGGTCGCGGTGGGCGCGTTCGGCCTGCTGCGCGAGGCCTTCAACGCGGCGATGGACGCGGTGCCGGCGAACATCGACCGCGGCCAGGTCGAAGCGCTGCTGCGCGCGCAGCCCGGCGTACGCGCGGTCCACCACCTGCACATCTGGTCGCTGGGCGCGGGCGAGATCGCGATGACCGCGCACATCGTGCGTCCCGACGACCGCGACCACGACGCCTTCATCGACACGCTCAACCGCGAGCTCGACCGCCGCTTCGGCATCAACCACCCGACCCTGCAGGTCGAGCACGGCGGCGCCTGCGAACACGACCGCCACGACCGCGCGCCGCACGGCGGGCATGGCGCGGCCGTGCGGCATGGGCATGGGCATGGGCATGACCACGACCACCACGATCACGATCACGACGATCACGGCCACCACGACCACGATCATCGCGATCACGCCGGGCACGCCCACGCCCACCGCGAAAGCGAGCCGGCCACCGCCCACGCATGCGATTCGCACACGCGCGAAACGCAGGCCCGCGCCGCCGCCGATGCGCACGAACGCGAGCGCGAGCGCCACGACCACCCGCGCCAGCACGACCACGCCCCGCACCGCTGA
- a CDS encoding M56 family metallopeptidase encodes MTLYWIGEVLLPRLFAAGVQSLLMVAAIWLLVRWLRPSAAVRCWLWWCAALQLLVGALWPAPLELPLLPADWQRTAEAAAAPAAAQLSPAAQMPYLVTRADLAAAPAQIAAPADALQWLSWPALFAALWLAGVIVLVAASARAYLAVRRRVAGADECEHGPALRAYRALGASLGLRRLPPLRVSAQIDSPQLVGPPATVLLPQRQLAELSDDELAMALHHELAHLRRRDLWWGWVPALARHLFFFHPLAHVIAREYAIAREQACDAAVLDSRRYAAHDYGRLLLRLGVAPRPATGVAGASPTYTVLKRRLTMLQNKTLAARAPAERKFAARLGGAALIAAVAAFGLVPYKVTAAAEAAAAATVGAVAASAASPAVAAAGVAPAAVAASAAPVAAAASGAAPAPAPAPARTTSRSQSSKVVIRDGKTLQNEQRITEINNGDMRTWAIKDGQYFRVRDDGRYEPVRDAATRARLDGMQRDAAQAGVEAAKATREAERAMRDAAVAAREAEREAERAGREAQEEGRRARAEGERARIEAERAGREAREEGRRARAQADRARAEAEQAGRQAQEEGRRARAEGERARREAELSHAQALRDAEQARRDADQAQREAGLVRAQAQRDRAQALRDAEQARRDGERARLEAGQRQRDGEQARRDAAQARSNAEQARRDAAQRARDARQRALDSAQQQRDIEQALRDAQQTHRDAAQAQRDGRIGAADRARLQAYADMARRAVETMDVQALSREAAAAAHAAGPALRDSETLRRESLRAAEQAIRQVRRELADAGA; translated from the coding sequence ATGACCCTGTACTGGATCGGCGAAGTGTTGTTGCCGCGGCTGTTCGCGGCCGGGGTTCAATCGCTGCTGATGGTCGCGGCGATCTGGCTGCTGGTGCGCTGGCTGCGGCCGAGCGCGGCGGTGCGCTGCTGGCTGTGGTGGTGCGCGGCGCTGCAGTTGCTGGTCGGCGCGTTGTGGCCGGCGCCGCTGGAGCTGCCGCTGCTGCCGGCGGACTGGCAGCGCACCGCCGAAGCCGCCGCCGCGCCGGCCGCCGCGCAGCTGTCGCCGGCGGCGCAGATGCCTTATCTGGTGACGCGCGCCGACCTGGCCGCGGCGCCGGCGCAGATCGCCGCGCCGGCCGACGCGCTGCAGTGGCTGTCGTGGCCGGCGCTGTTCGCGGCGTTGTGGCTGGCCGGGGTGATCGTGCTGGTCGCGGCCAGCGCGCGCGCCTATCTGGCGGTGCGCCGCCGCGTCGCCGGCGCCGACGAATGCGAACACGGCCCGGCGCTGCGCGCCTATCGCGCGCTCGGCGCCAGCCTCGGCCTGCGCCGGCTGCCGCCGCTGCGGGTGTCGGCGCAGATCGATTCGCCGCAACTGGTCGGCCCGCCGGCGACCGTGCTGCTGCCGCAGCGGCAACTGGCCGAACTCAGCGACGACGAACTGGCGATGGCCCTGCACCACGAACTCGCCCACCTGCGCCGCCGCGACCTGTGGTGGGGCTGGGTGCCGGCGCTGGCGCGCCACCTGTTCTTCTTCCACCCGCTCGCCCACGTGATCGCGCGCGAATACGCGATCGCCCGCGAGCAGGCCTGCGACGCGGCCGTGCTCGACAGCCGCCGCTACGCCGCCCACGACTACGGCCGGCTGTTGCTGCGCCTGGGCGTGGCGCCGCGTCCGGCGACCGGCGTGGCCGGCGCGTCGCCCACCTACACCGTGCTCAAGCGGAGACTGACCATGCTGCAAAACAAGACCCTGGCCGCGCGCGCGCCGGCCGAGCGCAAATTCGCCGCGCGCCTGGGCGGCGCCGCGCTGATCGCCGCGGTGGCCGCGTTCGGATTGGTGCCGTACAAGGTCACCGCCGCCGCCGAAGCCGCGGCGGCCGCGACGGTCGGCGCCGTCGCCGCGAGCGCCGCATCCCCGGCCGTCGCGGCGGCGGGCGTCGCTCCGGCCGCGGTGGCGGCGAGCGCTGCCCCGGTCGCCGCGGCCGCGAGCGGCGCGGCGCCAGCGCCGGCACCCGCGCCTGCGCGCACCACCTCGCGCAGCCAATCGTCCAAGGTCGTCATCCGCGACGGCAAGACCCTGCAGAACGAGCAGCGCATCACCGAGATCAACAACGGCGACATGCGGACCTGGGCGATCAAGGACGGCCAATACTTCCGCGTCCGCGACGACGGCCGCTACGAACCGGTGCGCGACGCCGCCACCCGCGCGCGTCTGGACGGCATGCAGCGCGATGCGGCCCAGGCCGGGGTCGAGGCGGCCAAGGCCACGCGCGAGGCCGAACGCGCCATGCGCGACGCGGCGGTCGCCGCGCGCGAGGCCGAGCGCGAGGCCGAGCGCGCCGGGCGCGAGGCGCAGGAAGAAGGGCGCCGCGCCCGCGCCGAAGGCGAGCGCGCCCGGATCGAGGCCGAGCGCGCCGGGCGCGAGGCCCGGGAAGAGGGCCGGCGTGCGCGGGCGCAGGCGGATCGCGCCCGCGCCGAAGCCGAGCAAGCCGGCCGCCAGGCGCAGGAAGAAGGCCGTCGCGCCCGCGCCGAGGGCGAACGCGCGCGCCGCGAGGCCGAGCTCAGCCATGCGCAGGCGTTGCGCGATGCCGAACAGGCCCGTCGCGACGCCGACCAGGCCCAGCGCGAGGCCGGGCTGGTGCGCGCGCAGGCCCAGCGCGACCGCGCCCAGGCGCTGCGCGATGCGGAACAGGCGCGGCGCGATGGCGAGCGTGCCCGGCTCGAGGCCGGCCAGCGCCAGCGCGACGGCGAACAGGCCCGGCGCGACGCGGCGCAGGCGCGCAGCAACGCCGAGCAGGCGCGCCGCGACGCCGCGCAGCGCGCGCGCGACGCGCGCCAGCGGGCGCTGGATTCGGCGCAGCAGCAGCGCGACATCGAGCAGGCGCTGCGCGACGCGCAGCAGACGCATCGCGACGCCGCCCAGGCGCAACGCGATGGCCGCATCGGCGCAGCCGACCGGGCGCGCCTGCAGGCGTATGCGGATATGGCGCGGCGCGCCGTCGAGACGATGGATGTTCAGGCGCTCAGCCGCGAGGCTGCGGCCGCCGCCCACGCCGCGGGGCCGGCGCTGCGCGACAGCGAAACGCTCCGGCGCGAGTCGCTGCGCGCGGCCGAGCAGGCGATCCGGCAAGTGCGCCGCGAATTGGCCGACGCGGGCGCCTGA
- the rseP gene encoding RIP metalloprotease RseP has product MSEILGSLWWLIISIGLLVTFHEFGHFWVARRCGVKVLRFSIGFGKPLWMRVGKDGTEYAIGRIPLGGYVKMLDEREYEIGEALKPHAFNRKPVWQRIAIVFAGPAANLILCVAFLWGMFVIGRPDFAPVVGSSAGIAAEAGLRRGDTVEAIGERATPTWSEVQMALIPHALDREDVAVKVRAQNGSQQTRTLRLSQLPAGFDERRVVQVIGLGGRHELIPALVGRVEPDSAAWRVLAEGDRITALDGDPIASWNDLPAAVAKLGERGGKAMIEVLRNGDRLALEIQPRQMKRDDGETFWGLGVAVAAPTPPQRDAVLRYDPVAAVPAAFREGWHQAGELFAMIGRAFTGRVSLQNTVAGPVTIGRAANAYASNGPAWYLQLLAMLSLSLGILNLLPIPILDGGHLLYYLIELVKGSPVSERVMAAGHFVGLALIASLMGLAFYNDILNNLVR; this is encoded by the coding sequence ATGAGCGAAATCCTGGGCTCCCTGTGGTGGCTGATCATCAGCATCGGCCTGCTGGTGACCTTCCACGAGTTCGGCCATTTCTGGGTCGCCCGCCGCTGCGGGGTCAAGGTGCTGCGCTTCTCCATCGGCTTCGGCAAGCCGCTGTGGATGCGGGTCGGCAAGGACGGCACCGAATACGCGATCGGCCGCATCCCGCTCGGCGGCTACGTCAAGATGCTCGACGAGCGCGAGTACGAGATCGGCGAGGCGCTCAAGCCGCATGCCTTCAACCGCAAGCCGGTGTGGCAGCGCATCGCGATCGTGTTCGCCGGCCCGGCCGCCAACCTGATCCTGTGCGTGGCCTTCCTGTGGGGCATGTTCGTGATCGGCCGGCCGGATTTCGCCCCGGTGGTCGGCTCCAGCGCCGGCATCGCCGCCGAGGCCGGGCTGCGCCGCGGCGACACCGTCGAGGCCATCGGCGAGCGCGCCACGCCGACCTGGAGCGAGGTGCAGATGGCGCTGATCCCGCACGCGCTCGACCGCGAGGACGTCGCGGTCAAGGTGCGCGCGCAGAACGGCAGCCAGCAGACCCGCACCCTGCGCCTGTCCCAGCTGCCGGCCGGCTTCGACGAGCGCCGCGTGGTCCAGGTGATCGGCCTGGGCGGGCGCCACGAGCTGATCCCGGCCCTGGTCGGCCGGGTCGAACCCGACAGCGCCGCCTGGCGCGTGCTGGCCGAGGGCGACCGCATCACCGCCCTGGACGGCGACCCCATCGCCAGCTGGAACGACCTGCCGGCGGCGGTCGCCAAGCTCGGCGAGCGCGGCGGCAAGGCGATGATCGAGGTGCTGCGCAACGGCGACCGCCTGGCACTGGAAATCCAGCCGCGGCAGATGAAGCGCGACGACGGCGAGACGTTCTGGGGCCTCGGCGTGGCCGTCGCCGCCCCGACGCCGCCGCAGCGCGACGCGGTGCTGCGCTACGACCCGGTCGCGGCCGTGCCGGCCGCCTTCCGCGAAGGCTGGCACCAGGCCGGCGAGCTGTTCGCGATGATCGGCCGCGCCTTCACCGGCCGGGTCTCGCTGCAGAACACCGTGGCCGGCCCGGTCACCATCGGCCGCGCCGCCAACGCCTACGCCAGCAACGGCCCGGCCTGGTACCTGCAACTGCTGGCGATGCTGTCGCTGAGCCTGGGCATCCTGAATCTGCTGCCGATCCCGATCTTGGACGGCGGACACCTGCTGTATTACCTTATCGAGCTTGTCAAAGGCAGCCCAGTCAGCGAACGCGTGATGGCGGCCGGGCATTTCGTCGGCCTGGCGCTGATCGCGAGCCTGATGGGCCTGGCCTTCTACAACGACATCTTGAACAACCTGGTGCGCTGA
- the frr gene encoding ribosome recycling factor translates to MLNDIKKDAQNRMAKSVEAFRHDLTKVRTGRASTALVDHLKVNYHGSEMPLNQVASVQVSDARTLTITPWEKQIVGAVEKAILASDLGLTPNTAGTVIRINLPALTEERRKELTKVVHSESENAKVAVRNIRRDANHQAKELLKDKKVTEDELRGFEGDIQKITDSAIKDVDGVVKAKEQELMAV, encoded by the coding sequence ATGCTCAACGACATCAAGAAAGACGCACAGAACCGCATGGCCAAGAGCGTGGAAGCCTTCCGCCACGATCTGACCAAGGTCCGCACCGGCCGCGCCTCGACCGCGCTGGTGGACCACCTGAAGGTCAACTACCACGGTTCGGAGATGCCGTTGAACCAGGTCGCCAGCGTCCAGGTCAGCGACGCGCGCACCCTGACCATCACCCCGTGGGAGAAGCAGATCGTCGGCGCGGTCGAAAAGGCCATCCTCGCCTCCGACCTGGGCCTGACCCCGAACACCGCCGGCACCGTGATCCGCATCAACCTGCCGGCGCTGACCGAGGAGCGCCGCAAGGAGCTGACCAAGGTCGTGCACAGCGAGAGCGAGAACGCCAAGGTCGCCGTCCGCAACATCCGCCGCGACGCCAACCACCAGGCCAAGGAACTGCTCAAGGACAAGAAGGTCACCGAGGACGAGCTGCGCGGCTTCGAAGGCGACATCCAGAAGATCACCGACAGCGCGATCAAGGACGTCGACGGCGTGGTCAAGGCCAAGGAACAGGAGCTGATGGCGGTCTGA
- a CDS encoding AIM24 family protein, with product MTIKNLNEFLESSKQKDLSPEAFELESSHLLEVKLNGRVWAKSGSMVAYRGGVKFVRQGLMEQGFTNLLKKAISGEGTQLMKMEGQGRVYVADAGKKITLLRLNGESIFVNGNDVLAFEDGIASDIKMMRKVAGMMSGGLFNIKLSGSGVVAITSHYEPLTLAVTPDQPVFTDPNATVAWSGGLSPDIVTDISLGTLFGRGSGESIQLKFSGNGWVVVQPYEEVYFQSGE from the coding sequence GTGACGATCAAGAACCTCAACGAATTCCTCGAGAGCTCCAAGCAGAAGGACCTCAGCCCCGAAGCGTTCGAGCTGGAAAGCTCGCACCTGCTGGAGGTCAAGCTCAACGGCCGGGTCTGGGCCAAGTCCGGCTCGATGGTCGCCTACCGCGGCGGGGTCAAGTTCGTGCGCCAGGGCCTGATGGAGCAGGGCTTCACCAACCTGCTGAAGAAGGCGATCAGCGGCGAGGGCACCCAGCTGATGAAGATGGAAGGCCAGGGCCGGGTCTACGTCGCCGACGCCGGCAAGAAGATCACCCTGCTGCGCCTGAACGGCGAGTCGATCTTCGTCAACGGCAACGACGTGCTGGCCTTCGAGGACGGCATCGCCTCGGACATCAAGATGATGCGCAAGGTCGCCGGGATGATGTCGGGCGGCCTGTTCAACATCAAGCTCAGCGGCAGCGGCGTGGTCGCGATCACCTCGCATTACGAGCCGCTGACCCTGGCGGTGACCCCGGACCAGCCGGTGTTCACCGACCCCAACGCCACCGTCGCCTGGTCGGGCGGGCTGAGCCCGGACATCGTCACCGACATCTCGCTGGGCACGCTGTTCGGCCGCGGCTCGGGCGAGAGCATCCAGCTCAAGTTCTCCGGCAACGGCTGGGTGGTGGTGCAGCCGTACGAAGAGGTCTACTTCCAGAGCGGCGAGTAA
- a CDS encoding integron produces MNRTMVVCLGGALALLAVAAAAEPPASTPVGDIGAGGPCESIGEVVGLKAGRDGFLTVREGPGTGYAEVDRLSSERRVRLCRSEGRWVSVMYPPPGSRMLCEPESADIRRYRGPCNFGWVHWNWIRIVAG; encoded by the coding sequence ATGAATCGAACGATGGTGGTGTGTCTGGGCGGCGCATTGGCGCTGCTCGCGGTCGCGGCGGCAGCCGAGCCGCCCGCGTCCACGCCGGTGGGCGACATCGGCGCGGGCGGCCCCTGCGAGTCGATCGGCGAAGTGGTCGGGCTCAAGGCCGGGCGCGACGGCTTCTTGACCGTGCGCGAGGGGCCGGGCACCGGCTATGCGGAGGTCGACCGGCTCAGCAGCGAGCGCCGGGTCCGGCTGTGCCGCAGCGAAGGCCGCTGGGTGTCGGTGATGTATCCGCCGCCGGGTTCGCGCATGCTCTGCGAGCCCGAATCGGCCGATATCCGCCGCTACCGGGGGCCGTGCAATTTCGGCTGGGTGCATTGGAACTGGATCCGCATCGTCGCCGGCTGA
- a CDS encoding phosphatidate cytidylyltransferase yields the protein MTKTRLIAALVMAPVAIAAILLLPTPWLIAAAAVVFLAGLWEWFDLAEIEDTLSRTVLLVVHMALMVALVWASRGGGAGDPAQPPSMVLFKIASLVGVIWWLLALLWLQRFNFASDHRTYARMFKLAAAALSVIPAWCALTWIHAEGGNGHWWLLTALAVVWAADSGAYFAGRKFGMLKLAPRVSPNKTVEGLIGGAVAGVAVGVGLSLLAGATAAQLPWVALVSLVAVLFSVVGDLFESLLKRHVGVKDSGHLIPGHGGVLDRIDGVLAALPAFALGKAIFGF from the coding sequence ATGACCAAAACCCGCCTGATTGCCGCGCTGGTCATGGCCCCTGTGGCGATCGCCGCGATCCTGCTGCTGCCGACCCCGTGGCTGATCGCGGCGGCCGCGGTGGTGTTCCTGGCCGGGCTGTGGGAGTGGTTCGACCTGGCCGAGATCGAGGACACCCTCTCGCGCACCGTGCTGCTGGTGGTGCACATGGCGCTGATGGTGGCGCTGGTGTGGGCCTCGCGCGGCGGCGGCGCCGGCGATCCGGCCCAGCCGCCGTCGATGGTGCTGTTCAAGATCGCCTCGCTGGTCGGGGTGATCTGGTGGCTGCTGGCCCTGCTGTGGCTGCAGCGCTTCAACTTCGCCAGCGACCACCGCACCTACGCGCGCATGTTCAAGCTGGCCGCGGCCGCGCTGAGCGTGATCCCGGCCTGGTGCGCGCTGACCTGGATCCACGCCGAAGGCGGCAACGGCCACTGGTGGCTGCTGACCGCGCTGGCGGTGGTGTGGGCGGCCGACTCGGGCGCGTATTTCGCCGGGCGCAAGTTCGGCATGCTCAAGCTGGCCCCGCGGGTCAGCCCGAACAAGACCGTCGAAGGCCTGATCGGCGGCGCCGTGGCCGGCGTCGCGGTCGGCGTCGGCCTGTCGCTGCTGGCCGGCGCGACCGCCGCGCAGCTGCCGTGGGTGGCGCTGGTGTCGCTGGTCGCGGTGCTGTTCTCGGTGGTCGGCGACCTGTTCGAGAGCCTGCTCAAGCGCCATGTCGGGGTCAAGGATTCCGGCCACCTGATTCCGGGCCACGGCGGCGTGCTCGACCGCATCGACGGCGTGCTCGCCGCGCTGCCGGCGTTCGCGCTGGGCAAGGCGATCTTCGGGTTCTGA
- the uppS gene encoding polyprenyl diphosphate synthase: MPSEPANAAPARIPRHLAVIMDGNGRWAERRRRPRIIGHRAGARAVNVCIDFCIERGVQALTLFAFSSENWGRPEDEVGGLMKLFLNALEREVEELDRRGVRVRFIGERERFSDKIRERMAAAERQTERNGALHLTIAASYGGRWDIAQAARSLAQDVAAGRLAPQDIDERLLGARVCLADLPPPDLFIRTGGDTRISNFLLWQLAYTELWFTEALWPELDAAMLQRALDEYAGRERRFGLTGAQIAAQTNETVE; the protein is encoded by the coding sequence ATGCCTTCCGAGCCCGCCAACGCCGCGCCCGCACGCATCCCGCGCCATCTCGCCGTGATCATGGACGGCAACGGCCGCTGGGCCGAACGCCGCCGGCGGCCGCGCATCATCGGCCACCGCGCCGGCGCGCGCGCGGTCAACGTCTGCATCGATTTCTGCATCGAGCGCGGCGTCCAGGCGCTGACCCTGTTCGCCTTCTCCAGCGAGAACTGGGGCCGGCCCGAGGACGAGGTCGGCGGCCTGATGAAGCTGTTCCTCAACGCGCTGGAGCGCGAGGTCGAGGAGCTCGACCGGCGCGGCGTGCGCGTGCGCTTCATCGGCGAGCGCGAGCGCTTTTCCGACAAGATCCGCGAACGCATGGCCGCGGCCGAGCGCCAGACCGAGCGCAACGGCGCGCTGCACCTGACCATCGCCGCCAGCTACGGCGGCCGCTGGGACATCGCCCAGGCCGCGCGCTCGCTGGCCCAGGACGTGGCCGCCGGGCGGCTGGCGCCGCAGGACATCGACGAGCGCCTGCTCGGCGCGCGGGTGTGCCTGGCCGACCTGCCGCCGCCGGACCTGTTCATCCGCACCGGCGGCGACACCCGCATCAGCAACTTCCTGCTGTGGCAGCTGGCCTATACCGAATTGTGGTTCACCGAAGCCCTGTGGCCCGAGCTCGACGCGGCCATGCTGCAGCGCGCGCTGGACGAATACGCCGGGCGCGAGCGCCGTTTCGGCCTGACCGGGGCGCAGATCGCGGCCCAGACCAACGAGACCGTTGAATGA